A genomic stretch from Barnesiella intestinihominis YIT 11860 includes:
- a CDS encoding ATP-binding protein, with amino-acid sequence MESFYRTHKYLVEHVESPVKRDLMYQIDKNSRLVGIKGSRGVGKTTFLLQYAKENYGLDRSCLYINLNNLYFTEHTLRDFAERFYGQGGRVLLIDQVFKYPGWSEELKYCYDHLPELKIIFSGSSVMRLKEENPVLAGLVDSYNLRGFSFREYLNLMASTHFPSYSLSDIITNHRAIAQEICAQVNPLDYFPGYLHHGYYPFFLDKSNFSENLVKNINMIMEVDILLIKQIELSYLPKVRRLMYLLSVHSPAPTNVSQLSKDIQISRATVMNYIKSLKDARLINMLYRVGEEFPKKPAMVYMHNTNIIYSNRSVQADPQSIRETFFYNTLHKDHRLNMGSKNAQFLVNRELLFRIQGSVPRSRINPHFYYAVDDLKIGSENLIPLWLFGFVY; translated from the coding sequence GTGGAATCGTTTTATAGAACACACAAGTATCTCGTCGAGCATGTAGAGTCTCCGGTGAAACGGGACTTAATGTATCAAATCGACAAAAACAGCCGTTTGGTAGGTATAAAGGGTAGCCGAGGGGTAGGAAAAACCACATTTTTGCTGCAATATGCCAAAGAAAATTACGGCTTAGACCGGTCGTGCTTATATATAAATCTCAATAATTTATATTTTACAGAGCATACTCTGAGAGATTTTGCAGAACGTTTTTATGGACAAGGGGGACGGGTATTACTGATAGATCAGGTATTTAAGTATCCGGGTTGGTCGGAGGAATTGAAATATTGTTATGATCATTTGCCCGAATTGAAAATAATTTTTTCCGGTTCGTCGGTTATGCGATTAAAAGAGGAGAATCCGGTATTGGCCGGATTGGTCGATTCTTATAATCTGCGAGGGTTTTCATTTCGGGAATATTTGAATTTGATGGCTTCGACTCATTTCCCTTCATATTCACTTAGCGATATTATAACCAATCATAGGGCTATCGCTCAGGAAATTTGTGCGCAAGTAAATCCATTAGATTATTTTCCGGGGTATTTGCATCATGGATATTATCCGTTCTTTTTGGATAAATCGAATTTCTCGGAAAATCTGGTTAAAAATATCAATATGATTATGGAGGTGGATATTCTGTTGATTAAGCAAATAGAATTGTCTTATCTCCCGAAGGTTCGTCGTTTAATGTATTTGTTGTCGGTTCATTCGCCGGCTCCCACTAACGTGAGTCAGTTGAGCAAGGATATTCAAATTTCAAGAGCGACGGTTATGAATTATATTAAAAGTTTGAAAGATGCGAGGCTTATTAATATGCTTTATCGGGTAGGGGAGGAATTTCCTAAAAAACCGGCTATGGTGTATATGCATAATACGAATATTATATATTCCAATCGGTCGGTTCAGGCAGATCCTCAATCGATTCGCGAAACCTTTTTTTATAATACGTTGCACAAGGATCATCGTTTGAATATGGGTAGTAAAAACGCTCAGTTTTTGGTGAACCGAGAACTTTTGTTCAGAATACAAGGGAGTGTGCCCCGCAGTCGTATCAACCCTCATTTTTATTATGCGGTAGACGATTTGAAAATAGGTAGTGAAAACTTAATACCTTTATGGTTGTTTGGGTTTGTGTATTGA